The Camelina sativa cultivar DH55 chromosome 16, Cs, whole genome shotgun sequence sequence CAATTCTGGTACGTTGGGTTTGTACAAGAAAAGTCTCATTGATATGTTGGATTTGTACAAGAAAGTCCTAAGCCCGTGTAAGTTAATGGGCCATTTCTACAATGTCAATATAAAAACCCAAATATCATTCTGCCGTAATGTCAAATTCAAGGGACCTTATAAAGGAGAGAAGGGCCGTTAGACAAAGTATATGCGTACAAGAAATTGATGATACATGAAACACTCACAAGTGATCTTTATTTAGAAGTTAGAAATCATATAGAAGACCAAGAtgaactctctctctttattttttatgatttagcTTACTTTgacaccaaaataaaataaaccaatGAGCTATTTTGTTTATCATTAAACTAGAAAACAcatttatcatatatttttgtgatatcTAACAATGGTTCTAAACTTCTAATGTACGTGATTTCGGTAAAATGAGAAACGCAAACTGGACTAGTGATCCCATCTATATGGGTTGCACTTTGATCCTcggttttgattttggaattgGAGTAAAAGCCCACTGGGCTTCtgggagaaaaacaaaaatatatatgatgatgatttatttttattctttttattgtCCAATTATGggacttttgttttggttttatgcTAGCTATATCAACGTATCTTTTGGAAAAGTATGTGTACGGGAGGGTATAATTATAAAAGGTCTGATATGCTCAACAAGTGGGTGTGTATGATACATTTTGATAGCAATGGGGTCCCATAAATATACGCTGACGATATTTCATTACAAAAAGAGTTTATAACCAAATTATACTTTTGATATATCTTGTTTAAATAACGAATGGTTGGTCCTAAACAGGTTACACTTGACAAGTGCTGCGTCAGATTGGGATCAGAATACAGCAATACAATTAAAATTATGCTCTTTTTATTTTAGGTGAATCAGCTACATAAATAATTGTaaagtttagtttagttttaggTATTAGATGAAGAAGTTAACCATTACAAACCaacctttttaaaactaaagtggatatatatacagattAATGTTAAAAGATAGATATTTACCAAAGAAagtcaaaaatagaaaaaagagtGGCCAAACAAAAAACTTACACTTAAAGAGGAGACTCTCTTGTCAATAACAATCCTATGAAGCCAATAGGGAAAACTTGTTACCTGACATAAGATTTCACTCAAAACTCCAGCATAAaccttttctattttcttttttgttattatgaaattttctgatttttttatatctcaatttttaataaattgatgttttgacatttttacacatatttataaaattttgattttttaaatttataattactctatagtaaatatatacagtagaacctctataaattaataaggtcgggaccatgaaattttattaatttatagaggttttaatttatcgataaattaataattattaatttatgaatagaattttttatcagaaatttagagtttagaagaaattgctactactatttttcaaggtgatgatgtagttgaaaaaaatatgacGGTACCTTTAGAACCAATTACACGTAAGGAAGCAATTACCGCGTCAAAAACTCTCTATAATTTCTAGATGCGATTTGAGAACACAACACCAGAAGTTTTTGATGCAGTCAGAAAGATTAAAGATgctctccaacaagaatgcaaattcaagaacaaacaaacaacaatagattcatatttcactagattttcttatatatatatatatatatatatatatatactagtttatttgattattaatttatgatattgatgggaccatatttttatatgggattttcaaaaaaattattaatttattattttatcgaatagtgtccaaaattatactagtcccaacttgggaccggagaaatttattaatttatagaggttattaatttaccgaatattaatatatagaggttctactgtatatatatatatatatatatatatatgtgtgtgtgtgtacataTAACCATTAGATAACATGCAATGTGGAAAAAGcataaactaaaaatttattttaggctattaattacaaaatcaatattttaaaaacaaaagaaaattctaaattctaaaacatcaacATATTAAGAACATAGAGAGTATTCttcaactcttttatttttctatttgtcaaaaatatacaaacaaaaactagttcggtaaaatttaaaatcatataaaaaagtTAGAGATTTATGATTTGaaattgatatatttgtttgCCTTGATCATAGCCACAATGAATATTCTGACATCTCAAATCGAAACGAAACGGATAATTTTCACCAATTTACTTAAAATCAGAAGATTATcgatatttttcttatttgctaACTTTTCAGTCTCCacaaaatctatactaataaaaagtaggagctataagctcctaagaccgtccacataggattttaaatctccaattgtgattagatacttcacttattaacattttatacaatttccagaattttctgtattaaaaattattttaaacaatctatcatgatttgacatgtcattcattaacattttttaaatttacagaattttttagaaaaaggaaaattttaaatttatggaaatcaaagaactatgcacaatatcccacatcggctagaaaaattttaaacaatggttcagaaccagtataaataaaattaatatgcttccaacaacgaatgagcaggaaagcttgatttgtcaggcgtccaagtttaaaagttttatttggtttgattcggttttttatttgatcaaaataaaagtttcaaaagtttcaagaaaacaaattataatatttaaaaattttaatattataaatattgaaacttttaaaaattcttagcttttaaaatgtttttaaatattataatttttaaattttaaaagtttaaaatattataaatattgacactttttaaaagtttaaatattataaatattgaaactttaaaagtccttagcttttaaaaagtttttacatattataatttttaaattttaaaagtttaaaatattataaatattgaaactttttaaaaggttcaaaatttaaatttcgaaaccttttaaaagtttaaaatattataaatatttatgtaaaacataaatttcttatttatctacgtttgtgctttttatttcttatgagctgtaaaacatatttttgtgtatgattttatagataagttgatattttttcattaattttttattttttatcttattttttatttttatgagaaaagaaatgattttgttcctagagtttgatggattaacaagttgtgtggtagtctaaaaaaatgttttttagtggaagaaagtgaagaagttgacgaggatgaagaagaaaaagagtatagcgaagaactagacggtaaaagtaatgatgacgattaccacaaaattttgacaatagaaatgacaagaaagaatatgaataataagaaaacattgaataaaaaacatgaaaacataggtggtagcgatcaattaaatatgaaaacgagttaaattcatgatgataaaattgttttgtttttttggtggtcaaagaaatggtttaggatatgtgaagTCATCAGTTTAATTCGCCTCGTCTGGATAttgagttaaatttatgattttttttatcagatttgattttataacataactgatttttatatttcaaaaagttgtgtatttgaaatttaactttttctttaatactaatttaatttttttataatataatattttactactatcatcaatcatatatagtttttattagaatatatcaaatatacatATGCATAgcgtggattcaaaacctagtctTTAAAGATAAAAGAGCTATTCAAGTCGATCGgcacaactaaaaaaaaacaaagaatctgtTAACGGTAACTTCTAAACGTGGGTTCCCAAACGCTAAAAGGAACTGTCacacaatcacaaaacacaatcatGTGAAGTAAGTCCAAACAATCCTTTGGCTACCGTACACGTGCCTTATCTTTTAGAGGACGAGATCGCGTGTAATTGAAGCAAAGCATTTTTGCGTTTAAGGCGGTCCAGTTCTCtctgatatttatttttttctattttggtaagatatttttttgttttagaaaaacacataaatcggaatataataaaataaaataaaagaaaacattaattattacaataatttgaGAAGATCGCTTATACCGATGAGATTTCTCACGGGAGCAAGGGGACCGCTTGAACGTGGGTAGatgataacaaaattaaaataactatatgaaaaataaattaaaatatttttgtcgTAGTAAGTTTGTGTGACAGagcaaataaaataatgataagGTTTTTAAGATCTACTgtatataatcttaaaaattaaagatcttctgatttttttttaatggtatactttaattgttttttagtgGTGGGACATCAGTAGTGAATGAGAGAAATGTAAAGATAGTGGGAGCTATTgtttagtaatttttaatttttatttcattctcACAGTGGAAACTCCCTTGATTTAGTTGTTGGCATAAGGTTTATTAGAGTTGGAAGAAATTGTCcatcatagatttatatataatagttttcataatttgctattaataataaattcataattaaaaaaagaaaaaatattcacatgccaatgatattttttgaatgtttttccAAGAATGCGGTAGTTTATAAATTATGACTAAATATGTTTTTAGATTGATTGTCGAATGACACGTAGCTTATTAACAGATCTGACCTTTGTTTATTGTTTCTCCCCTCCCTCAGAAGTCAGATCTCATAGATATATTATTACTTAAGAATTGTtacacgaaaagaaaaaaatatatacttaagAATTAAGGAGATTTATTACCgaaatttttctatatttctgtttgtttatttaaaaaaaattgagtacCAGATTTAAgtatattaaattttcattatattatgAATAGTTACCAATATTCTTCATTTATCAAGTTTATGAATACTATTCAGTTATTTAATGTTTAGCAATAGTTTGATATACTAATGTATTATTGTACAAACAAAATTACCACAACACACTAATTTAAACCGGAGTTGCAATAGACCGTGTTTAAACTTCGATATTTATGTGCACCTTTCACAAATGATGACTTAACAAAATTTATAgtgaaaataaacttttttacttttttttttagtttctattaactattaagtaaaaaaaattggagtatATTTCTAATTGATGcattaaaatcatatttatctTCGAATTATCAGCTGCCATGTTATAGGagttatattttgaattatcgCACATAGCGTCCTGTAGTTTAGTGATAACCGTAATTTTATTTGTCAAATGTTCTTAACTTACTTGTCATCAAAAAAACGCTTCTACAATTGATAGACTGGAAATCTAAAGCTTGGCTTTTTACGTGGCCAAATTGTTTCtagtatttgataaaaaaagttATGAGCTCGCTTACCAAAACTAAAACTGATAACTAGATATTTTGAGACACAAAACCGGTTGTTGGTATGGATACCTTGAATAGAAAAATTAGTTGACAGTTGACACAATACATTATACATGTCCTAGAAATTAGTAAGTATGATTTTCGAATAACCGAAATATTATTGAAGTAATACAAAAAATGGTTTAGATAACATATGACTGTTGTCAAGAATAGAAAACAAGATAACAACGTATGACTATAGCCGTGTTCGTTTAGTTGTCGCTGAGCGACACTCAAAATAGCactcattttaaaaaaaattaatgatccAACAACACATTTGCTattgaaaaacataaaatagcGATGCAATTATCGTTTAAATGAGATGCCATATAAAGCAGTGATATTAATTATGACGAACAAAAGCTGTAACAATGAAAGAAAGAGGGAAAACCAGAGACAGttatagaagaaaaaaccaGCATTGTCAATTCAATTTTCCGATCGCCAGAATATGTTGCTGCGACACGAAAAGAATAGGGCTATATGTAAATGTCAatgcaaaaccaaaatcattttttttttgtcatctggtTTTTCCATTCATATGAGAAGGGATTACATAGTGTAGCTTTGTAATCTAATCAAAAGCTACTAAGGAAAAGTGATTTAAACAGTTCATGTAACCACTTGGGTGATCCCATGGATACATAAGATTGCAAGAATGCAAGATCAGGAACACTTTAAGCTATGAGAGAGGCACCTCTATTTGATTCTGGTTTCTCTAATTGGACACTTCAGTCTTGTATTCTAGTTAATTGCAGAAGCATTTCTGATTGTTGGTGAACGTAAGATGGCCAAGCTTTTGGTCTGTTTATCGCACCAGTCAGTATCGGTGATTCAGAGGCGAAGATTATTTTCGAGACTTTGTGGCTATACATGCTTTGAGCAGCCCataagaaactctgaaaatcTGCATCCTCTTTGTTCAAAGAGTTAGCCAATGCTTTTCTGCTGTGTAGCAGAACTGAACCTCTTTCATCCCTAAGAACCCAAGCTGCACCTGAAACCGAGTTCTTTTTTACTCTTGACGTGCCTATGTTGCACTTTAACCAACCAGAAGGTGGTGGTTTACATTTTGTCACATCCCATAATTCCTCGGTTTCTTCCTCTATTTCGCATTCCATATCTACTTGTTGAGACAAACTCCATTGTTCAGCGTCCTCTCTAATCTTtagcaaaaccaaaatcattgaAAACGCAAAAAATTAGcactcacaaaaaaaatctaaaatacatttgttatattttcGATCTAGAATTGACAATTTTATATGCATGttcatcaacatatatataattttaataactatcaTTTTATaaggggattttcaaaaataacttttttttccaactggtattattattaaaacactTGGTTCCAACCAAGGTAGAATACAAAGTGGAATACTACGCTCAAATGAGGGGAGACTTAAGCCGACGGACTACAAGAATGTCCTCGGAGTCAAAGGCCggaggaaaacaagattttcccCGAAACTAACAAAGTTCACAAAAAAACCATACATAACAGAGCATTTGATAACAAAAACGAAAGGGAACAACAACCTTAATCTAAGAAAAAAGCAACCGGCCATGAAACCTTAACATAAACAATAGAACCAAGAGAGCaaagaacttcttcttctaacaCACAAACGGATGAGATTTACCAAGGATGCCCACGACCAACTCAAGAATAACATCAACCACCTCCTAACACGATGAGAGCCGATCTCTCTTAACCAAGAACCATGGACTTCATAACACGGCAAGCAAGACCACTCACTTAAGGAAGCGACAACGATGTTGATACGCCAAAGAACGTCAAACTAGAAGTCTTCAAAACGCGAGGAGCGAGGCCTAACTTCTCGTAGAACACCAATCATATAGACGAGACCGACGAAAACAGAGAAGACTATCACCCACtatgaacaaaaagaagaagaaggaactcGGCAAACTTAAGGTTCTACTATCACATTCAAACAAAACGAAACCTCTGCTTAGAAAGGAGCCGAAACATCCCAATCAAAAGCTACTAAAACTGCTCAATACTACTAAGGACCACCATAAATCTATCACTAACAACAACCAACTAAAGCGATTCCATCTAACCCTAGCAAAACGTCGAAGAAGAAACGACCAGACGGCCGACTTACTGGACAGCAGAAACAGACGAGACCATGGCCATGGATTCACGAAAACCAACTCTCGAGATCCTCCAACAAGAATAGAGCACCCGCTAGATCTATAGATCTCGGACACCCAACAACAACCCTCTCTGGAGCAGCTGACCACCGACATAATCAAACACCCTCGCCGTGAAGATCTACCATTTCTACCACAATAAGCTTTTCTCCAACGAAATACAAGAGATAAACGAATTGCAGATCCAAAAAACTACAACACAAACGAAAAGGGGAAGCCACTGACAGCGTCGACGAGAAGCGCCAACCATCGTAGTGACTTCCCAGTCACATATCTgaaaaaactagggttttggtGTTTGGGAGAGGGAGAGAGCGGCTAAATAACTTTTTCATAtgtcacttttaaaaaatatcattcttATATTgtgcttttttaaaaatacctcttttctatgtgtaaaacaactaaattctaagccttaaactccaaatactaaatcttAACCCcttaaaattatatcttaaatgtaaaatagaaaacccaaaacattaaaaaagttataaaacaatttaacatattgtaattatgtaaaaaagataattatgtaaaagaagatttttttgaaaaaatataccaaaaatgatatttctaacaaattctccgCTTTAtaagaaatctaaaatacatttgttttattctCCATCTAGAAGTAACAATTTTATAACCATGTAttcataaaaatctatataatttcaATAAATGATAtgttgataatattaatttaaaaatggtaaactataattaagtttgattatttactgctgatatttttttttgctaattcaGCAACTGCTGATtcatattgtaattgtataagttataacataaataaaatattattttactcgATAACATACTATTTatcaaagtaaataaaaacgTTTCAGTTACAAAGTGATTAGTCCATTTTATCCATTATTTTTCGAAATTCTATATAACGAATAAAATagactaaatatatatatttccttttatatcatataaaattgtattgtttttttttttccgcagAAAATTGTATTGTTATCAAGTTAACAAAGAACAAACCGAAACATCCCTAATCTAATCATACCTAAACTAAAATTCCCTAAAAAAGGTATATCAAAATATTTCCTTACTATAAACTACCAAAagaaatcttaattaaaatagaaacataataaattcataacatATCCATCGAGCAAAACGACccctttaatattttatttcaatataaatattttgttttttgaaaaaaaaaagaaaggaaaaaaaaaaaaagggtatggCCCTATAAATGAACAAAGGGACCTCAACAATCTCCTCTTCTCTCGTCGTCGCCGTCTCCTTTGGCCCTAACTAAACACACACACTTCacgctctctcttctctctcacaccTTTCATCATCCCTTCTTCTATGTTCATCTAAGCtcctcccttctctctctctctctctccttcgcCGCCATAGCTTTCACCACTCCCTTTAAACAAAGCTGTACAGTTAAAGCTTAAGGTACGAACACGAATCTTATCTTTAAATCCTTCAGATCTGTGAATTTGGCTTTCAAAAAATAACGGATCTGTTCTCgttttgttgttaatttcaGATTCAGATCttgcgtttttgtttttttgcttagagatctaattttcaaaaatctctgTGTGTGTTCATATGTGAATCaggttattttgaaaaaaaattttgtttgaaaaaatttggaaaaagatgAATCACTTTGCGGTACAACCAAACGCGTTCGCAGCTGGTGGAGATTTGAGAAGCTCTGTTTCAGTTGTTGAAAGAGATCAAACCACCGTCGTTTGCCCAAAACCACGTCGTATTGGTCTCCGTAACTACCATAATCATCATCCTTCTCGATCTCTCCGTTGCTACTTCAGGTTTTgttgaattatattaaaatcCTCACTCctgtgattgattgattcaattTGACTGAgattggtttgtgatttttgtgtgtttcagtCATCAATTGGAGCTATGTGAATCTAAAGCAGAGACTGATATCTTAGATATCATACTCACCAAGGTTTGTATTCTTCTTCGTTCTCCTTAAATTTTAGGTGATATTGAGTTGTTTTTGGTAGGTGAAACTTTGGTAAACGATCTTTTTCAATCAAAAGAAACTAGTAGCAAGTCGgtttcttgaaaatattattctagaaggaaaataaaaagtagtAGTGTATTAACCGTGTACGAttcttgattatatataaaaaaagggaaCATGTGAtcgttgtgtgtgtgtgtgtatttagAGGACTTTGTCGAAAACTTTAGGAATAAAGACGTCTTCTTCGAGTTGACTCCTTACAGCACATAGTGTGGGTCACCTATGTTTCTTTAAACCATTTAAGCCAAAAGAAGTGTATGAATTATATAATcatggaggaggagactgatgATGATGTGTTTTGGTTGACAGGATGATTATGGTACAGAACAAGTTCATACGCAGCAGGTAATAGACTCGCCGTCCCCGTTTTTATGTGGGTCGCCGCCGAGCAGAGTCGCTAACCCATTAACACAGGATGCACGATTCAGAGATGACATCGTACTAGTCTCTTCACCACCGGTGGGTTTACCTCAGtcatctccttcttctacttCCTCTGGGAGGAAAGGAGGAGGGTGTGTTGTTAGAGGCAATTTTGGTAACAGCCCAGCGGTTAGGATTGAAGGGTTTGATTGTCTTGACAGGGACAGCAGAAACTGCTCTATCCCTGCCTTGGcttagagataaaaaaaaacaacatcgaAACACCCTTTAGGGATTTTTCATACAATATACTCTTTTGAATTAACtcacaagaaaaccaaattaGTGGCGTCGTAAATATAAGTAGTGTTAAGGAGATTGAGATGTTGTGTGGAATCTTTTTGAAGGGGGTAAAGAGTAAGAAGAGTACGAGATCGATCGATCTATTGGAgtttgcttccttttttttttcacgagtGTAAATAGGTAACGGAGCAAAATTTCtgggtttaagtttttttatataagtttgtAGTGTTTTTAATGGGTCATATCTTGTAAGTATTAAGGTGagggaaaaataaaagttttaggttttgggagaagtattaaatatatttggGAAGGTTTCTTTGTATGGTCATTTGTGTAAAGTAAAGAAGGTTTGAGACCAAATCAGagatagaagaaagaaagatattttgggtattagtttttttttcttttcttttgagagTCGGTTTCGAAGCTGAGAAAAAAATTTGTACAAAATGAAGAaattgaaatgatatttttttacttatgaaagCAGCGAATATTGTTGTTTCTGATAGAGATGATGTAAtgagtaaataaaaagaaaagctgTGAACTGAGATGTGCCATGTGTTTCACAAACGTTGGAGACTCAGTTCAAAATATctggttggtttaattattattattttactttccagaacaaaaaaattaatgtggttattacttattagcaaCAAAACTTTAAGAATTATGACTTCATTCAATTGTAAAGTTGAGATAAATTAGTTAAAGATGTGAGTAAAAAATCAAgagttatataaaataacttGAGAAAGTGTTAAAAAGGTAAATGAAAATGTGTGAATATATTCGTGATAAGATAAAGTgtgggttttttattttaaaaaaaaaaaagatagggagaaaaaaaaaaaaaagtaagaacatGCGGTCTCTCTCAGCATCTTCTACGCTTTTGGTTACAAGAATATCGTCAGATCTGTGAAAGTCTGACACTCTGCTTCTGCTACTGTTCccatttcatttttaaaaaaattttaactttttattcttttaataactcaccagttattatttattatgttttggtaGAAACTAAATTGAAGTATAGAAATGTCTgaataacaataaaaacaattttttttatttatgtaattttaaaataattaaaatatgtaaatttaaacaaaaaataatcatattagcAGAGagtaatcaaataattaatttctttaAAAGATAAGTTATTAATCGAAATAATACAGAGGGATTTTGATCCTCGTCTCGTCATGCCCAATCTGAAACTATTTCACACATTCACTAAAGTTGTCGTTGCAAAAACGACCAACTATCGCATACCACTCTTCTTTATCCACTAGCTCTGTTAAGGCGGACTAGACCTCACTAGCCTCGACGTTGGAGAGAAAGATGTGGTTGACGAAGAAATTCGCAGAAGAATGGGGAGCCACTGGAGACTCTCTCACATAGGTCTGCCTACTAAATAACTAAATGTAGAATTATCAAAAGTATGAGCAAATTTTTAGTACAACTGAAAAgtaagggggtgttattggatagtggttttaaaaagaatttgacGTATTTAGAAATCAGGTGTTATTCAattgtgtattttaaaaaatccattaaaatctagtgttatttaATATCTTCTGgattttgtatgattttggATGTTAACGTACTTTGCTTCTAAACAGAATACCACACTTTTCTCaagaatttcatttttttctcctctctctctcgtgtttaacatattatagtttaattttttttatctcaatcCTTTTATATAATCATACTTATTCAGATCTGTGTTATGatctgtaactttttttttctgggtttatgatataatcacacttttttttatgGATTCAATGTCTATTTTCTTCCTACACAAACCCTATGTCTATAATCACACATATTCATCAGATctgagatatttttgaaatttttttt is a genomic window containing:
- the LOC104750667 gene encoding uncharacterized protein LOC104750667; translation: MNHFAVQPNAFAAGGDLRSSVSVVERDQTTVVCPKPRRIGLRNYHNHHPSRSLRCYFSHQLELCESKAETDILDIILTKDDYGTEQVHTQQVIDSPSPFLCGSPPSRVANPLTQDARFRDDIVLVSSPPVGLPQSSPSSTSSGRKGGGCVVRGNFGNSPAVRIEGFDCLDRDSRNCSIPALA